CCCTCTGGGGTTCCAGATCGGTTCTCTGGCTCCATAGACAGATCCTCCAACACTGCCTCCCTGACCATctcggggctgcagcctgaggacgaggccgactaCTACTGTCAGTCTTACTACTCTAGTGGTGGTGTCTACAATCACACAGTGCTGCAGACTCAGGGGGAAGTGAGACCAAAACCCCCAGAGCTTCCCCTCTGGGTCTGCACTCAGCCTGTCCCCACCAAGCAGGTGCCCTCTTCTGTCTCCTACTGGAAAGTCTGTGTAGAGATTGCAGGTGTCTGAGTCcctctattttctttccatcttcccCCCATATCAGGCAGGTTGGTTGCCTGTTTTCTGTACCATGAATTCCTGAGGGTGAGTTAGTTCAGAGCAGGGTGTGTGAGCCTGTGTGTTTGTGGAATGGGGGCGGGTCAGTGCTTGTGAAGGGTCTGCTCTGTGCATGTGGGACACTCAGATGTGTCCTCTGGGCTCTGCTCATAGATGACAGTGACACCCTCTTGTTAAGCATTGACCCATGACGCCAGCTCCAGATTTTCAGATATGCCTTGAGGGGGCCCAATGACCCCAGGGTGAGACCCACTGGGTTAAAAGGACGAGTTCTCAGCTGTTAGGCAGCCTTTTCCTTTGAGCCCTATTCATGCCAGTCAGCTGGACAGAGACTAATGTGccatctctctgtgcttctgggtTCCCGTCTGTTAGACAAAAGAGTCACACAGACTCAGATGAGGTCAGACCCAGTGAGCCTCTGGGTGAGCCTGTGACCCAGCCATGTGGGAAGTCCTGTCAATCAGTGTGAAGGGCAGCAGGAAGAGAGGTAGTAGGGAGAAGGGTGAGGTTAGGCGTGGAGGGGTTGAGGAAAAAGGAGGCGGActtatgggcatggacaacagtatgatggttgctggggggaggagggcataAGGGGTCAAAACGTTGTGGAAAAAGTATactaaagattaaattaaatgaacaaacaaactcCCAATGTGTCAAGTATAATATTTGGCTAAAGTATGTGTGTGcagttaatattttgaaattttacacaCTGCACCTGCAAATATTTCACATCGACATCATTTATTCTATTAGGGAGTGTATTTCAAGGCTGAGACCCAAAGGTGAATGAACACATGACAGGGTCTCGTGCCCTTgggggcaggtgtgtgtgggtCCTGGAGCACAGACAGGAGCAGCAGATGGGGGAGGAGCAGGCACTGAGGACAGAAGGCAGGATGACCCCCAGGAGCAAATACCTGCCCAGGGCAGGATGATTGTTTGAATGTCTGCTCACATTTCACTTAAATAACAGTCTGTAAGGTCATCAGTTGTCACCTGAGACTAACACACAGCTCAAAGTCCACCATCTGGTCAATGAAACATAATATTCAACTTCTCAACCCAAAGTCCCACGAAGGACTCTAGTGGGGAAGCTCATGGAGGAAGAACCATTGGTTTGCAATGTCTGTGTGAGCGAGACTGGACTCTGCCCTGTGACATGGGTGAAGGAAGGCAATAAATGATGGTCCGAGGCTGTGTGTGCTGGTCTGGACTTCCTTCTGCTCACACATGTCATCCGTGAACCTCGTGACACCAAACACAGGAGGCCCTGTTCCCCCTTCAGTCACTCAGCACAGGACTCAGTTTGATATGGATCCCAGCTTGTGgggtccgagtcattatggatgaaatgagacattcacacggattacTGAATCcagtgggggaaaagggacagcatggcttttctctcaaggggatcAGGAGCCTCTGCCCTTGCTCCAATGGCTTtaattgtcttactgggcacatgaCAAggaggtcctcattaactattcACAGGCTgtttgccttttacagaaaacaaaggagccaatgctgttaatcacatcacagaagagggatatttgcaaatgaaaagacaaaagtagttGGACaggttacactggtccttggatggtttagcacagattttaggaagttgctttgcagtaaatgtcctcaattcagggtgagggagttttagtaaaaagcaggactcatagtggcctaagtacattgcaggcctgattccccagggGAGAACCTGTCCGTGGGCCTGGGTCCTGTGCATGTGCGAGGGTGtactgggcccacaccacacagaacagtctcctacatcAGTTAGCTGACGATTCCCGAGGTTTCTACACACGTACATTTATGTGACAGTAGTTCGACAGTAGTTGCTGTCCTGTGCAAGAGTTTGGGGACATAAATTGTATTTATGTGAAAGTACATCCCAGTGAAGAGAGGTGCAGTGTGGATGTGTTTGTTACAGTCAGCGAGGGAGCAGAGTGAGCGATAGAGAGGACTGGACAAGCGGGACCCTGTGGatgggggctgtgggggcgggaTCGGTGTGCACAGATCTTACACACTTCTCTGTAGCTTGTGTGGGTTCCACATTGTCATGTTATTTCTCTAACCCTGTCGGCAATGACACGTGCATGCCCTACTACTGAGAGCCACGGGGATTTGCCAGAATGTGACTTGTCACCGTGACTCAAGTTTAATCCTATTTCCTTCCAAAGGACAGAGGAGGAACTGTCTGGGACACCATGAAGGGACAGGACTCGGGGATCTGAAGTAACAGGGAAGTGTGGGAAGCTGGAGGTCTGACCCAGAGGAAGGTGCTGCCTGGTGCAGGGGAGCGAGTGGGGCTCCCCCATGAACCCCCTGGGAGAGCTCAGGAGTTGGAGTTCTGTGAAAACAGCAGTGGGGAGTCCCTGACGGTATTAAGCAGCAGGTGACCTCCTTGATCTGCCTGAGAACCAGCCCTCAAGTGCCTTGAGGACACAGCGCCCAAGGTGAGCAAGTgattctggtcactgtcactgaCTAGGAGTCCCCGTGAGTCTAGACGTGTGGGGCCATGGGACTGTGGGCACAGGTGCAGCAGAGGTGGATCCGGGCACAGAGGGACGTGCTGGTCTCTGCCTCCAAATGTCCAGACACTCAGCAGAGGTGCGAACGCATCACACCTGACAGTTCCCTAGCTTCTAAAGTGAGACAATGAGTAATACACTACAGGCTGAGAAAGTTCTGTTtgtaatataaacacattttaaaacagccAAGACAAAATCCTAACAGGAATCACATGACACAGATGCGCAGAACTCCACAGACTAAGATAAGAGGCAGCTCCTACACTGAGTAGGCACACTGCACACTCCACTGGTAGCTGTGGAGACTTCCACAGGTAGTACTTTTTCTGAGAAGTTAAATCAAATCCATGAAAACTTACGTGCATCACATGACTAGAAATGTTAGGTGAATGGTCCTCTGCACATGTTTCTGAGTGTATTCCTGGGAATGACACTGAACACTCTTACAAGTCCTTCCAGGAGATCAGTGATCCCTTTTCTGTGACCTTGACCAGGAAGCTCActgtatatttacattttcattatcttCACTGGAGATGAGACCAAATTTGTTATCTAAGTCACGTTTGCACCTCCCACAGTTGTGGATTCCTGGGAGTGAGATGCACCAGTAACCAGTACAGTGCCTCAGAGTCACAGTATCTGGGAACCAGACCCAGGATGTGTGAACAGAGTCAGTGACCTGCTGAGCTGCAGAGACCAGCTGGGCTCTCAGGGTTTGGGTCCGTGAAGTGGTAAGTGCTCTGCCATCTtcagggggcgctgtgggactGCCCTGGTGTGCCTACCAGGCTGGTCATAGGGACCATTCTGTCCTGGGGGTTGGGTCTGGGGGATGGTCCCTGTGCCCACTGATGGGGACTCAGCAGCTGTGTCCTCTCAGGCCTGGCAGAGTCTGCAGAGCAGGGACCTTTGTGTGGTCTCAGCAGGTGCTTCCTCCCAGGGTTCCCCAAGGGGTGACACCAAGCACCATCCTCCTTGGTATGGGTGTGAGCTGAGCTCCacaccagggctcagggaggggctgggcagtcCCTGGGTAGACACCCATTTGCATGGACAGCCCCTCccgggcagagggtggggagaaaataggCCTCTGCAGCTCAGCCccactgtgggctcaggggctgtgtgcaccatggcctggactcctctcctcctcgtgctcctctctctctgcacAGGTAGGGTTGGGCCTCGGGGAGTTGGGCTCAGTTGCCAAATTTATTCCCTTTCTGTTCCATCTCCTGAGAAGTTTCCACGGGTTCTGCCCCATCACTGACAAGTGTCTGTGTTTCtgcaggttccctctcccaggctgtgctgactcagccgccctccctctctgcatctcctggagcaacagccagactcacctgcacGCTCAGCAGTGGCTTCAATGTTGGCAGCTACTACATAAACTGGTTCCAGCAGAATCCAGGGAGCCCTCCCCGGTATCTCCTGGAGTATAAATCAGACTCAGAGAAGCACCAGGGCTCCGGGGTCCCCagccgcttctctggatccaaagATGCCTCGGCCAATGCAGGACTCCTGTTCATctcggggctgcagcctgaggacgaggccgactaTTACTGTGCTACAAATCATTGGAGTGGGAGCAGCTACAGTGACTCACAGTGGCTCACATGCTGAGGAAGTGAGACAGAAACCCCTGGGCCCAGAGGTTATAGTCTGAGCCTCACTGAGGCTTTGGTGGAGGCCTCTGCAGTCAGAAATGTCCatggaaggggagggagcagcacaCAGTCATGAGTGAGAGCACAGGGCGTCCCCGGGTCACTCTCGCTAAAGGGGTAGCAAAGCCCAACTGACTGTCCCCACAGTGTTGGAGTAAATTTGAACAAGAACAatagttttaagtaaaaattcatttctttcatcCTATTATGTCTTGTTTTGCAGTCAGGACCCTTCACTTCTGACACTCTGGTCACCAAAtgtggggcattttttttttttctgtaaggaatTTCCTGTGACAGCAGGTGGATGTCCCACCACACAACTCAGCTCTCACACGACTGCCTGGAGACGGTTCGGGTTTGAAGAGAAGGGCTCTGTCCCAGATGCTGGTCACAAGCAGGACGGCCCAGGTGTCATGAACGCATTGGATATAAATGGAAGTTTCCCATGTTCCCTCCCTTCATTGGAATTAATTTGCTGACAGCACCTGAACTTTACTCCCTCCTCaaggaaatgggaggcaggtgtgCAAATTCCTGGTTTCGTATTCTGCCTCTGTCTATGAGGGAGCAGCCCTCCCCCAGGAGCCCACCCTCGGTCACCTCATTAGAACGAAAGGAGCACCTATGACCCAGGATATTTCATGGTGAGGTGTTCTGTGCGAGGAACCAGGGGCAGAGACCAATATAAATTCTCTATTATCTCCCAACCCTGTGTCTGCAACTACAAATGATGACCCAGACAGTCATTGTCACCCAAATTAGTGTTATAATTCAGACTCTTTTGTTACTTGTGGAACAACCCCACGGCCCCAGGCCCTTCAGTTTTACCTGGACTCTGTGCCCTTGGACACCCTCCATGACTGGTGACCTCATGACTGTCAGTGGTTCCTGAGCCCACAGGCACCGACTGTGCCCCTGTCCTCTcacacttccctgggctccccagccacccaggctgtgggctgggctgCGGGGCATCAGGATCAGGAAGTCCCCAGTTGGTGCCTGGGATTCCTCCCCCATGAAGCTGCTGATGAGCCCAGACCCCAGGTGAGCTTCTCCTGCACAGGAAGCAGCAGACACATGTGGGGTGACCATGGGAATGTTTCCACAGGCTTCCAGGTAGAAGCCCCCACAGGTATGACCTATTAGAACAGTGATGGAACATCCAGGGGTTTGATTctcattttctgaattcattGTTGTCATTTGAACCTCTTTGACCACCTCTGGGGTCCCAACTTAGAAGACACTGGTGATGGTTGTTATAGAGCTGAACACAACCCCAATGCCACAACGATGGTCGTAAGGATGGTGTGTCCATGGGGACAGTGACAGATCtaccctcccagcccctgctcactTCATCAGTCCCCATCCTTCCCTGTGACTGACACCTGCTCTGGAGTTGGCTTCTGCTGTCACTTGTTGTGGGGgtgctccacctgcagggccccccagctgccacagatgagaatcaATCTACCAGACAGGATCCCAAGACAGAATCTGCTCATGGAGGAAAGATGTCTGATCTCTCAAGGGGGAAGGGCCGAGGGCCTTTTCCTGAATGGGCTTCTATTGGGTTggttttgcacaagaatacaggtaaagcttattaatcatggtcaggcagtaaggatcaaacaactggtaacatacaaagaactctgagggcctattttgaatcagggtcagatagctaaagagccataaaactttgaggaagaaACTCACTGCTGGCTTGGACCCttgtcatttaattgagagcattctaaacaaagcaggtgtcacaggattttatatactctttcttaggcctgatcacacTAGGGAACccgctctttccagcacagggctgcactcatCACcggcattatttcaggcttaaagcattgtttcaggcttaagtcaggcagaggaaggaaggcagccaaGTGATTAGGACACTTCTCAGAAGACAGAATGAGgcctcaggctatatcaaagtcaaggggtgagggcccatcacccccttttgctatagctccCCAAGTACTTCCCTGGGATATCtttgtgattgtgcctgtcttaggtcgttccccccttgaggaatcttactcagCATTGTccaactgatcaagcattgggggccaggcagggtgaagtaaaaggagcagaagcggtgctcctgacaaggaggtaagctttgtctccttagtggcttatggtccaaagggcactcactcagccttagccatttgggggtggggtggttagagcttttgaaaccaggcagggtggttctcaacaacttgtgcttttaaaacaaaaaaatttattctctcaattttctctttttggtgTGAATGAAAATGTCACCATTTGAAGATATGGTTCTCCCAATGCACACAGATGTGCTTTGGTTCCAGAGTAAAGGAGTCACACAGTGCTGAGTGGGGTTGGGAAAGGCCCAAGTGCAGCATGTGAGACCCCAGAGGACCAGGTGGGTGTTTGTGCTCCAGTGCTGCTCCATGGAATCATGAAAAAAGCATTTCTCAGACACATGAGCAGGAGAGAAGGCTGCTCATAGAAGTCTGCCCCTGTGCCACATGTCTGTCTGTCCTGCCATGGAAAATGGTCGACAGTGTCTTCAGTAAGGCCAGAACAAAGACCAGTATCCAGAGTTTCTGGTTGTTATTAAAGCTTAGTCTTTCAGGGTCACAccacctgctctgggccctgctTGGCTGTTAGACTCACATTGTCGTTATGGAGAGAAGCAGGGAACAAAGGGGTTGAGTGTGTGCtcctgggagagaaagagagagagagactccttCTTGGTTAAGCAAGCAGGTGATGCTCCCTGGTTGATGATGCTAAATcatgtctgattccctttgcttccttccttccattgtTCACACCCACCTAACACGTGCACAGCAACCTGTGTGTTTCCTGGTACCACCTGGGTTTCACTCACATTCTCTGAGCTCTGACACCACAGAGGTCTTGTTTTCCCCTGATGGAAGACCTTTGTGGAGACTTCAAAATCTTATGTAGTGGAGAATGTCACCCTCCCCCCTCACTCAGCAGTTCTGAACAATCTTATGACTAAGGAACATGTACAACTGGGAGATCAATGTGAAAAGATGGTGGACATAAGGTGTTACTGGGAAATTACATGTGTAACAATGAGCGACCACCAGGTTCCCATCAGCACAGAAAACACTCACACTCTGAGGACAGCAGAGGCTCCCAGGCCGTGGGGCGGCAGGGACTCTCATTCGTGCTGCGGGGACGCCCCAGCCATGGGCACCTTTGAAGACACTTTGGCAgcttctcaaaaagttaaacacactCTTGTGTGATACAACACAGAAACAACTCTCCTAAGTCTTTACTTAAATCGGTGACTTGTGTTCAAAGAAGCATATGCACATGAACTTACAACTCATTTATTCACATTTGTTAAAACTCACAGAGCAACTGGTATGTCCTTCAAGATGTGAAGGAATTAACGAAAAAAACTCTGGTCCATACGCAATGGAACAATAGAATTGGCAACAGCCATAAATGACTGTTCAGGCCTCAGAAGGACATGAAGGAGCCTAACATGCACACTTCTAAGTGAATGGAACCAGTGTGAAAAGGCTGGGACTGGGAGGGGCACAATATCTGGGCCAGGAGAAGGGCAGGACCCTGAGCACCAGCACCAGCCCGAGGGTGCCATGTCTACTGTTTCCACCAGAGGGCAACCGTGCCCACATTCCTCAGCTGTGAGTCATGCTCCTGACTGTTGCCTCTTTCAGTGTCATATTTGGGTTGTAGCCCTCCCACTTCTATGATCTCTTGGTGTCAGCAGGAGTCCTGGTTTGGTTATAGGAGAGGCTTCAAGGGCCAATAAAAGGGAAGATTTGCATAACGACGTCCCACTGTAAGGGTCAGGCTGACACATAAGTCTGAAGACTCAGGCCTGGCCGTGGGACTCAGGAAGCAGAGTCTGGGGGTGTCTCCACCATGGACTGGGCTGCACTTCTCCTCACTGTCCTGGCTCACTGCACAGGTGGGGCCTGAGGGGGATTCTGGAAGGGCACCACCTTGTGCCCTGGGTTGGTGACCTCACCTCCATCCTTGGAAACAGGGTCGCTTCTT
The genomic region above belongs to Phyllostomus discolor isolate MPI-MPIP mPhyDis1 chromosome 13, mPhyDis1.pri.v3, whole genome shotgun sequence and contains:
- the LOC114509427 gene encoding immunoglobulin lambda-1 light chain-like, whose translation is MDWAALLLSVLAHCTGSWAQFVLTQPGSVSGSLGQKATISCTRSSGNIGSSYVYWYQQRPGRGPTTVIYDDSNRPSGVPDRFSGSIDRSSNTASLTISGLQPEDEADYYCQSYYSSGGVYNHTVLQTQGEVRPKPPELPLWVCTQPVPTKQVPSSVSYWKVCVEIAATARLTCTLSSGFNVGSYYINWFQQNPGSPPRYLLEYKSDSEKHQGSGVPSRFSGSKDASANAGLLFISGLQPEDEADYYCATNHWSGSSYSDSQWLTC